One part of the Treponema peruense genome encodes these proteins:
- a CDS encoding low molecular weight protein-tyrosine-phosphatase, which yields MVKILFICHGNICRSTMAEFVMKHLVKQAGLENEFYIASKATSTEEIGNPPHAGTLAKMRQEGIPVCKHRAEQMNRSDYSSYDLIIGMDRANYANILRITGSDPQDKVKLLLDFTDCPRDIADPWYTGNFDRTYDDVLKGCTALLEHLTTSL from the coding sequence ATGGTAAAAATACTGTTTATTTGTCACGGAAATATTTGCCGTTCCACCATGGCTGAATTTGTAATGAAGCATCTTGTAAAACAGGCCGGACTCGAAAACGAATTTTACATAGCGTCAAAGGCTACCAGTACAGAAGAAATAGGGAACCCGCCCCACGCAGGAACACTTGCCAAAATGAGACAAGAAGGAATTCCCGTTTGCAAACATCGCGCGGAACAAATGAATCGAAGCGATTATTCTTCTTACGATTTAATCATAGGAATGGACCGTGCAAATTACGCAAATATACTTCGCATAACCGGCAGCGATCCGCAGGACAAAGTAAAACTGCTGCTTGACTTTACCGACTGTCCGCGCGACATTGCTGACCCGTGGTATACTGGAAACTTTGACAGAACATACGACGATGTACTAAAAGGCTGTACCGCGCTTTTGGAACACCTTACAACTAGTCTTTGA
- a CDS encoding AAA family ATPase, whose translation MLLESIKLHNFRQYKDTSLDFAQDIQGKNVTIIIGENGSGKTTFLQSFFWCLYGITNFKDQVVLNKDEAYNMTPETPRDVYVELKLKHGDNQYTITRKQKFKKDNSNNVKADGNSVCEIVKKDSTGNDSFIEATKREMTINSILRNELARYFFFDGERIETMGKEISGYKKTEEFAEAVEGLLGLKGMQKAIEHLNGGPKNSVIGKYNQQYDSSSDSEVKRLTDIITDCDDKIYSMEKRIDEIESENKKAEEIKYNKQEELKEYQSSKELQEEKEKFEKEIKSENLNKADAQKDICREFNIQSTSFLSAGLIKPAFDILVKLKISGSDIPNITDKTIQYLIDHKRCLCGTCLSEGSAELEEVKKWFEVLPPKSIGNMVNDFKMTARTRLNALNDFIAFRDQKLAKIGECDDQITNAEDYIHNNIDPKLNGSDVEEIVRTISSKISECERTIKKNNQDRSELDRNIGGTKKERESAENQRKELALKNKANRQIEIYKAYAGQIFDKLLNKYNESEKEVRARLENNMNEIFKTINNGDLTVHINNKYQIDVIANNVNGKVETSEGQSISVIFSFITSMIKMSRENRLSSDKDKQELSSDIYPLVMDAPLSKFDKKHIKAVCETIPHLTEQVVIFIKDTDGDLAKEYMSDKIGKSHHFRKISETETVLE comes from the coding sequence ATGTTACTCGAATCAATAAAACTTCATAATTTTAGGCAATATAAGGATACATCGCTTGATTTTGCGCAGGATATTCAAGGAAAAAATGTCACTATTATTATTGGTGAAAATGGCAGTGGAAAAACTACATTCTTACAAAGTTTTTTCTGGTGCTTGTACGGAATAACTAATTTCAAAGATCAGGTAGTTCTAAACAAAGATGAAGCTTATAATATGACTCCAGAAACACCAAGAGATGTTTATGTAGAACTTAAATTAAAACATGGTGACAATCAGTACACAATCACTAGAAAACAGAAGTTTAAAAAAGATAACTCCAATAATGTGAAGGCTGACGGCAATTCTGTTTGTGAAATAGTAAAAAAAGATAGTACAGGTAATGATTCATTTATTGAAGCAACTAAACGAGAAATGACAATAAATTCTATTCTTCGGAATGAACTTGCAAGATATTTTTTCTTTGATGGTGAACGAATCGAAACCATGGGAAAGGAAATTTCAGGTTATAAAAAAACAGAAGAATTTGCAGAAGCTGTAGAAGGCTTACTTGGATTAAAGGGTATGCAAAAAGCCATTGAGCACCTGAACGGCGGACCTAAAAATTCAGTTATTGGAAAATATAACCAGCAGTATGATTCTTCGAGTGACTCAGAAGTAAAGCGACTCACAGATATTATTACTGATTGCGATGATAAGATTTACTCTATGGAAAAACGTATTGATGAAATAGAAAGCGAAAATAAAAAAGCTGAAGAAATAAAATATAATAAACAGGAAGAATTAAAAGAATATCAGTCTAGCAAGGAACTTCAAGAAGAAAAGGAAAAGTTTGAAAAGGAAATAAAATCAGAGAATTTAAATAAGGCAGATGCTCAAAAAGATATTTGCCGAGAATTTAATATTCAATCTACTTCTTTTTTGTCTGCAGGCTTAATTAAACCGGCTTTTGATATTCTTGTTAAACTTAAAATATCTGGAAGTGATATTCCAAATATTACCGACAAGACTATACAATATTTGATCGACCACAAGCGCTGTCTTTGTGGAACATGCCTTTCAGAAGGTTCTGCAGAGTTAGAAGAAGTAAAGAAATGGTTTGAAGTTTTGCCACCTAAATCAATAGGAAATATGGTCAATGATTTCAAAATGACAGCAAGGACTAGACTTAATGCTTTAAATGATTTTATTGCATTCAGAGACCAAAAACTTGCTAAAATTGGAGAATGTGATGATCAAATAACAAATGCAGAAGATTACATTCATAATAATATAGATCCGAAACTTAATGGCAGTGATGTTGAAGAAATTGTTAGAACAATTTCTTCAAAGATTTCTGAATGTGAACGGACTATAAAAAAAAATAATCAGGACCGTAGTGAATTAGACCGTAACATAGGCGGAACAAAGAAGGAACGAGAAAGTGCTGAAAATCAACGCAAAGAACTTGCCCTTAAAAACAAAGCCAATAGGCAAATCGAAATATACAAAGCTTATGCAGGGCAAATATTTGACAAATTGCTAAATAAATATAATGAGAGCGAAAAAGAAGTAAGAGCCCGTCTTGAAAATAACATGAATGAAATTTTTAAGACAATTAACAATGGTGACCTTACGGTTCATATTAATAATAAATATCAGATTGACGTTATTGCTAACAATGTTAATGGAAAAGTCGAAACATCAGAAGGGCAAAGCATTTCAGTAATTTTCTCATTTATTACAAGTATGATTAAAATGTCTCGTGAAAATAGGCTTTCCAGTGATAAAGATAAACAGGAACTTTCATCTGATATTTATCCTCTTGTGATGGATGCACCACTTTCAAAATTCGATAAAAAACATATTAAAGCAGTATGCGAAACAATTCCGCATTTAACAGAGCAGGTTGTTATCTTTATTAAAGATACTGACGGTGATTTAGCAAAGGAATATATGAGTGATAAGATAGGAAAATCACATCATTTTAGAAAAATCAGCGAAACAGAAACTGTGCTTGAGTAG
- a CDS encoding sigma-70 family RNA polymerase sigma factor: MTEQLLDKSFNLLMQKSKEQGYLLFDDIFKMSEDYELDVQDIDTLSSRILENGVILLEQKPVNKKIVKNNTENTEDFEDWSHNDYEPVFSEIIEKEPEQELFINYIRNIVPPQRHEMQNLKYQLLEGNKFARKRVIEMHLRLAVKQALKFSKQFEQDLNEMISCSCEGLILAVDAYKPDENRKFSAYASLWIMNVMKRNINTKRLLFYYPTHVLEKYIILFKNREKFNRNFHEKQIQDDYLERIAEFLEVDLENAKYITSAFNEIQSLDKILDNDTWEVEKEIEKIDFKKVDRYSFEDNMIYPIFMEHFHSVIKSVIDSIPFREEKILKYRFGFGESFFTPIQELTLDSIGRLMGVSRERIRQLELKSLKRLRHPRRAGLLRPYWESE; the protein is encoded by the coding sequence ATGACAGAACAATTATTGGATAAATCTTTTAATCTTCTCATGCAAAAATCAAAAGAGCAAGGTTATTTGCTCTTTGATGATATTTTTAAAATGTCAGAAGATTATGAATTAGATGTCCAAGATATTGATACACTGTCTTCAAGGATTCTGGAGAATGGGGTCATACTGTTAGAGCAAAAACCTGTTAATAAAAAGATAGTAAAAAACAATACTGAAAATACGGAAGACTTTGAGGATTGGTCACATAATGACTATGAGCCTGTTTTTAGTGAAATAATTGAGAAGGAGCCTGAACAAGAACTTTTTATAAATTATATTCGGAATATAGTTCCTCCGCAAAGACATGAAATGCAGAATTTGAAATATCAACTCTTGGAAGGAAATAAATTTGCTCGTAAAAGAGTAATTGAGATGCATTTGAGACTAGCTGTAAAACAAGCCTTAAAATTTTCAAAACAGTTTGAACAAGATTTAAATGAAATGATTTCTTGTTCATGTGAGGGATTAATTCTTGCAGTGGATGCATATAAGCCTGATGAAAATAGAAAATTTTCTGCATATGCTTCTCTATGGATTATGAATGTAATGAAACGTAATATAAATACCAAGCGCCTGCTTTTTTATTATCCTACACATGTTTTAGAGAAATATATAATTCTATTTAAGAACAGAGAAAAATTTAATCGAAACTTTCATGAAAAACAGATTCAAGACGATTATTTAGAAAGAATTGCTGAATTTTTAGAAGTGGATTTGGAAAATGCAAAATATATTACATCTGCCTTTAATGAAATTCAAAGCTTGGATAAAATACTTGATAATGATACATGGGAAGTTGAAAAAGAAATAGAAAAAATCGATTTTAAAAAAGTAGATAGGTATTCTTTTGAAGACAACATGATTTATCCTATATTTATGGAACATTTTCATTCTGTTATAAAATCTGTAATTGATAGTATTCCTTTCAGAGAGGAAAAAATATTAAAATATAGATTTGGATTTGGTGAATCATTCTTTACACCCATTCAAGAATTAACTCTTGATAGTATAGGAAGATTGATGGGAGTTAGTAGAGAAAGAATAAGGCAATTAGAGCTAAAATCCTTAAAACGTCTTAGACATCCAAGAAGAGCCGGTCTTTTACGCCCCTATTGGGAGTCTGAGTAA
- a CDS encoding monomeric [FeFe] hydrogenase, giving the protein MLNINNNTANIKREILVRIARLQLEGKLEEGVHFIPREMAPRNKPPMRCCIYHDREILRMRTIARMGWSVENIDEERTLASFAKEALEREKPTWPMLTVLHDACNACVRSHYMVTNACQACYARPCMVNCPKKAISIDRRAHINEDICINCGICMQNCPYHAIIKIPVPCEEACPVGAITKDASGHESIDYDKCIFCGNCMRECPFGAMMDKSQLVDVIKHIMDGSKKIVAMYAPSIAAQFRAVPGQLEAALLKAGFDKVWEVAIGADICATNEAHEFEERMARGDKMMTTSCCSAYVRAVNIHVPALKECVSATRSPMHYTAEIAKKADPDCITVFVGPCLAKRREGFDDELVDYVVSIEEIEALFIAKEIEVPKMDVAEESIIPTASGRNFAKSGGVLEAVKLRLSDDSILKPAKINGLNKAGMKTLNMYGMINSGKLKPPKDCPNLIEVMACEGGCIAGPSVITNVKTAEIQLEKYVESGAVNKIESRHEDTK; this is encoded by the coding sequence TTGCTTAACATAAACAACAATACTGCAAACATTAAACGGGAAATTCTTGTAAGAATAGCACGGCTTCAGCTGGAAGGAAAACTCGAAGAGGGCGTTCACTTTATTCCGCGCGAAATGGCACCCCGCAACAAGCCGCCCATGAGATGCTGCATTTACCACGACCGCGAAATCTTAAGAATGCGCACTATTGCCCGTATGGGATGGTCTGTAGAAAACATCGACGAAGAAAGAACGCTTGCTTCTTTTGCAAAGGAAGCACTTGAACGCGAAAAGCCCACGTGGCCAATGCTTACTGTTCTGCACGATGCCTGCAATGCCTGTGTACGCTCGCATTATATGGTAACAAACGCCTGCCAGGCCTGTTATGCACGCCCGTGTATGGTAAACTGCCCCAAAAAAGCAATAAGCATAGACCGCCGTGCACACATCAACGAAGACATCTGCATTAACTGCGGAATCTGTATGCAGAACTGCCCGTACCACGCAATAATAAAAATTCCTGTTCCGTGCGAAGAAGCGTGTCCTGTAGGTGCAATTACAAAAGACGCGTCAGGCCACGAAAGCATTGACTACGACAAATGCATTTTCTGCGGAAACTGTATGCGCGAGTGTCCTTTTGGCGCCATGATGGACAAAAGCCAGCTGGTAGACGTAATAAAGCACATAATGGACGGCAGCAAAAAAATTGTTGCAATGTATGCTCCTTCAATAGCAGCGCAGTTCCGCGCAGTTCCGGGGCAGCTCGAAGCAGCTCTTCTTAAGGCAGGATTTGACAAAGTTTGGGAAGTTGCAATCGGTGCAGACATCTGTGCAACAAACGAAGCACATGAATTTGAAGAAAGAATGGCGCGCGGTGACAAAATGATGACGACTTCATGCTGTTCGGCATATGTAAGGGCCGTCAATATACATGTACCGGCACTTAAGGAATGCGTTTCGGCAACAAGAAGTCCCATGCACTACACTGCAGAAATTGCCAAGAAAGCCGACCCCGACTGCATAACGGTATTTGTAGGCCCGTGTCTGGCAAAAAGACGCGAAGGTTTTGACGATGAGCTTGTGGATTACGTTGTTTCTATAGAAGAAATTGAAGCGCTTTTTATAGCAAAGGAAATTGAAGTTCCAAAAATGGATGTTGCAGAAGAAAGCATAATTCCAACAGCAAGCGGACGCAATTTTGCAAAAAGCGGTGGTGTTCTTGAAGCGGTAAAACTAAGGCTCAGTGACGATTCAATTTTGAAGCCTGCAAAAATAAACGGTCTTAACAAAGCCGGAATGAAAACTCTCAACATGTACGGAATGATCAACAGCGGTAAGCTCAAACCCCCAAAGGACTGCCCGAACCTTATCGAAGTAATGGCCTGCGAGGGAGGCTGTATTGCCGGTCCTTCAGTAATTACCAATGTAAAAACCGCAGAAATTCAGCTTGAAAAATACGTCGAAAGCGGTGCAGTCAACAAAATAGAAAGCAGACACGAAGACACAAAATGA
- a CDS encoding NAD(P)/FAD-dependent oxidoreductase produces the protein MKYDVIIIGAGPGGIFSAYQLVNKNPSLKVAVFEEGAPLQNRKCPIDGDKIKSCIKCKTCSIMSGFGGAGAFSDGKYNITNDFGGTLHEHIGKKKALELMRYVDSINVSHGGADTKMYSTGGTKFKKICMQNKLFLLDASVRHLGTDINYVVLRNIFDELKDKVQFFFNTPVQKIQVSENGEFRVFHDGHADECKYCIVSVGRSGSKWMETVCRDLKIPTRSNRVDLGVRVELPAVIFSHLTDELYESKIVYRTEKFEDNVRTFCMNPNGIVVNENTNGIITVNGHSFEDDGKKTENTNFALLVSQTFTEPFKDSNGYGESIARLSNMLGGGVIVQRFGDLERGRRTNAERLEESRVRPTLSANPGDLSLVLPKRILDGIIEMIHALDKIAPGTANDDTLLYGVEVKFYNMEVELDENLETRYKGLYVIGDGSGVTHSLSHASASGVFVADKILELLKD, from the coding sequence ATGAAATACGACGTAATTATTATTGGCGCCGGTCCCGGCGGTATCTTTTCGGCTTACCAGCTTGTAAACAAAAATCCTTCGCTTAAAGTAGCTGTTTTTGAAGAAGGCGCTCCCTTGCAGAACCGCAAGTGTCCAATTGACGGCGACAAGATAAAATCCTGCATAAAATGCAAGACCTGTTCAATAATGAGCGGTTTTGGCGGTGCCGGAGCCTTTTCTGACGGCAAGTACAATATTACAAACGACTTTGGCGGTACACTTCACGAACATATCGGCAAGAAAAAAGCACTTGAACTTATGCGCTACGTAGATAGCATAAATGTTTCACACGGCGGCGCAGATACAAAAATGTATTCCACCGGCGGAACCAAATTTAAAAAAATATGCATGCAGAACAAGCTTTTCCTGCTTGACGCAAGCGTAAGGCATCTGGGCACTGACATAAACTACGTGGTTTTAAGAAACATCTTTGACGAACTCAAAGATAAGGTTCAGTTTTTCTTTAACACGCCGGTTCAGAAAATACAGGTTTCAGAAAACGGCGAATTCCGTGTATTCCACGACGGTCACGCAGATGAATGCAAATATTGCATTGTTTCTGTAGGACGCAGTGGAAGCAAATGGATGGAAACAGTATGCCGCGACCTTAAGATTCCTACCAGATCAAACAGGGTTGACCTTGGTGTGCGCGTGGAACTTCCTGCAGTTATTTTTTCACACCTTACAGACGAACTTTACGAAAGCAAAATAGTTTACCGTACAGAAAAGTTCGAAGACAATGTGCGCACTTTCTGCATGAACCCAAACGGAATTGTTGTAAATGAAAACACAAACGGAATTATCACCGTTAACGGACACAGTTTTGAAGACGACGGTAAAAAGACAGAAAACACAAACTTTGCTCTTCTTGTTTCACAGACATTTACAGAACCATTCAAAGACAGCAACGGCTACGGAGAAAGCATTGCACGCCTTTCAAACATGCTGGGTGGCGGTGTAATTGTACAGAGATTCGGTGACCTTGAACGCGGTCGCAGAACAAATGCAGAACGCCTTGAAGAAAGCCGCGTACGTCCAACACTTTCTGCAAACCCGGGGGATTTAAGTCTTGTTCTTCCAAAGCGCATTCTGGACGGAATTATAGAAATGATTCACGCCTTGGACAAAATTGCGCCCGGTACAGCAAACGATGACACACTTCTCTACGGCGTTGAAGTAAAATTCTACAATATGGAAGTCGAACTGGACGAAAACCTTGAGACACGCTACAAGGGACTTTATGTCATTGGCGACGGAAGCGGCGTAACACACTCTCTTTCACACGCGTCTGCAAGCGGTGTTTTTGTTGCCGATAAAATTCTTGAACTTCTCAAAGACTAG
- a CDS encoding iron-containing alcohol dehydrogenase translates to MSFVYDIPTKVFFGEGQIENLGAQLSVYGSRVLLVYGGGSIKKTGVYDKIVAQIKGAGLELYELSGIEPNPKVESVRRGIEICKKNKIDVCLAAGGGSAMDASKFIAAGACSDEDIWTIVSKKIPVTKALPIVTVLTISATGSEMDPTAVLSNMQTNEKSPMSSPLFFPKASFCDPTFTYSVGANQTACGSADILSHLMEVYFNRNQNLFMLDRCMEGMMKTVIKYAPLAMHEPDNYEARANLMWTSSWAINGFTSGCNKAPWSCHPVEHQLSAYYDITHGLGLAIVTPRWMRYVLANDDEQGSRAQKFYEFGVNVFGIDPSTGKNQAAEMAVEKVEEFFYSKLGLKKSLSEIGIGREHFSDMAKKAAECGGGDCVNGWQKLYAADIEKIYEACLN, encoded by the coding sequence GTGTCATTTGTTTACGATATTCCTACAAAAGTTTTTTTTGGTGAAGGCCAGATAGAAAATCTTGGTGCACAACTTTCTGTTTACGGAAGCCGCGTTCTTTTGGTTTACGGCGGTGGTTCAATAAAAAAGACAGGGGTTTATGACAAGATTGTTGCACAGATAAAAGGCGCCGGTCTTGAACTATATGAACTTTCGGGAATAGAGCCCAATCCCAAGGTAGAATCTGTAAGGCGCGGAATTGAGATTTGCAAGAAAAACAAAATAGATGTCTGTCTTGCGGCCGGCGGCGGTTCTGCAATGGATGCTTCCAAATTTATTGCGGCCGGTGCCTGCTCTGATGAAGATATATGGACTATTGTTAGCAAAAAGATTCCCGTAACAAAAGCTCTTCCTATTGTAACTGTTCTTACAATTTCTGCTACAGGTTCAGAAATGGATCCGACTGCAGTTTTGAGCAATATGCAGACCAACGAAAAGTCGCCCATGAGTTCGCCGCTGTTTTTTCCAAAGGCATCATTCTGCGACCCGACATTTACCTATTCTGTAGGAGCAAACCAGACCGCCTGCGGTTCCGCCGATATTTTAAGCCACCTTATGGAAGTTTATTTTAACCGCAACCAGAATCTTTTTATGCTGGACAGATGCATGGAAGGAATGATGAAAACTGTTATAAAATATGCACCTCTTGCCATGCATGAACCTGACAATTACGAAGCCCGCGCCAACCTTATGTGGACGTCTTCGTGGGCAATAAACGGTTTTACTTCGGGCTGCAATAAGGCACCGTGGAGCTGCCATCCTGTTGAACATCAGCTTTCGGCATATTACGACATTACACACGGACTGGGACTTGCCATCGTTACACCGCGCTGGATGCGTTATGTTCTTGCCAATGACGATGAACAGGGAAGCCGTGCACAGAAATTCTACGAGTTTGGTGTAAATGTATTCGGAATTGATCCTTCTACAGGAAAAAATCAGGCCGCAGAAATGGCTGTAGAAAAAGTAGAAGAATTTTTCTATTCAAAACTTGGGTTAAAGAAAAGCCTTTCTGAAATTGGTATTGGGCGTGAACATTTTTCTGACATGGCAAAAAAAGCGGCTGAATGCGGCGGCGGTGACTGTGTTAACGGCTGGCAGAAACTGTATGCGGCCGACATAGAAAAGATTTACGAGGCCTGTCTCAACTAG
- a CDS encoding ATP-binding protein → MEEKLIEEALAEQKEEFALKLKTDFCKRREESLVDLNSSLAQVVIGVRRSGKSTMCTNILKSGGILFGYVNFDDERLSNLKAEDLNLVLETLYKIYGDFNHLFIDEIQNISEWYLFVNRLIRQGMHILITGSNAKLLSGELATHLTGRHMQTELFPFSFAEYCACKKINTNSTTTKNRAFLRATFDDYLKDGGFPELLTEKRKQTYINSLVRNILKNDIEKRYSIKYKAAFEQLADHLLNNVPCAINYAELQNTFKLKSAHTAENYVQYLKNAYLIQGLHKYSNKSKIRVRAEKAYPVDVALMNNRENAFAGENLGWRLESIVYIELLRRYKPLEYDVYYYDENRSECDFILCKGKSVECLIQVSYDIANSKTLRRELNGLENASKATGCKKLLLLTYADEQQIEQNGLQIEVLPVWKWCVN, encoded by the coding sequence ATGGAAGAAAAATTAATAGAAGAAGCGCTTGCAGAACAAAAAGAAGAATTTGCATTAAAGTTAAAAACTGATTTCTGCAAACGACGCGAAGAATCTCTTGTAGACTTGAATTCATCACTTGCGCAGGTTGTTATTGGAGTCCGTCGAAGCGGAAAATCAACAATGTGTACAAATATTTTGAAATCAGGGGGAATTCTTTTTGGCTATGTAAACTTCGATGATGAACGTCTTTCCAATCTTAAAGCAGAAGACCTAAATCTTGTTCTTGAAACTTTGTACAAAATCTATGGTGATTTTAATCATCTTTTTATAGACGAAATTCAGAATATCAGCGAATGGTATCTCTTTGTAAACCGCTTGATTCGTCAGGGAATGCATATCCTTATAACCGGCAGTAACGCAAAACTCTTAAGCGGAGAATTAGCAACCCATTTAACCGGCCGTCATATGCAAACAGAACTTTTTCCATTTTCATTTGCTGAATATTGTGCCTGCAAAAAAATAAATACAAACTCAACTACAACAAAAAACAGAGCATTTTTGCGAGCCACTTTTGATGATTATTTGAAAGATGGAGGCTTTCCGGAACTACTTACCGAAAAACGAAAACAGACATATATAAATTCACTTGTCCGGAATATTTTGAAAAATGATATAGAAAAACGATATTCAATAAAATACAAGGCAGCCTTTGAACAGCTTGCAGACCACCTTTTGAATAATGTCCCTTGTGCTATAAACTACGCTGAACTGCAAAATACATTTAAATTAAAGTCAGCCCACACGGCAGAAAATTATGTTCAGTATCTCAAAAATGCTTATCTGATTCAGGGTCTTCATAAATATTCAAACAAAAGTAAAATACGTGTCCGTGCAGAAAAAGCCTACCCGGTCGATGTAGCTCTTATGAACAACCGTGAAAATGCCTTTGCTGGAGAAAATCTTGGCTGGCGTTTGGAATCAATCGTTTACATTGAACTTCTGCGCCGTTATAAGCCACTTGAATATGACGTGTATTATTATGATGAAAATCGCTCTGAATGTGATTTTATTTTATGCAAAGGAAAATCAGTTGAATGTCTTATTCAGGTTTCTTACGATATTGCAAATTCAAAAACTTTGCGGCGTGAATTAAACGGTTTGGAAAATGCCTCCAAAGCAACCGGTTGTAAAAAGCTTCTTCTTTTGACCTACGCAGATGAACAGCAAATTGAACAGAACGGGCTGCAAATTGAAGTGCTGCCGGTTTGGAAGTGGTGTGTAAACTAA
- a CDS encoding shikimate kinase, producing MKSVILLGIKHCGKSSQSVLLGKKLDFDTYDTDQVIVDMTGKSAREIYTESGEEAFKTAEAAACTFVSDKIAGCGRSAVIATGGGICMNPAALQILRPLGTFVFLCAKEDIASERIVREIKIDAEGNLCNLPAYIAKRNPRSEKDVRDIFHEFYIDRDRMYSGISDIKVIMDNAPKAVNADRIIAALQKLEARVN from the coding sequence ATGAAGTCTGTTATTCTTTTGGGCATCAAACATTGCGGCAAGTCATCACAGTCGGTCCTTCTTGGAAAAAAACTTGACTTTGATACATACGATACTGACCAGGTTATTGTCGACATGACAGGCAAAAGCGCCAGAGAAATTTATACCGAGTCTGGGGAAGAAGCGTTCAAGACTGCTGAAGCTGCGGCATGTACGTTTGTTTCTGACAAAATTGCCGGCTGCGGAAGGAGCGCTGTTATTGCAACAGGCGGCGGCATTTGCATGAACCCGGCGGCTCTGCAAATTCTGCGGCCGCTCGGAACATTCGTTTTTTTATGCGCAAAAGAAGATATTGCTTCAGAAAGAATTGTCAGAGAAATAAAGATAGATGCCGAAGGTAATCTTTGCAACCTGCCTGCCTATATTGCCAAAAGAAATCCGCGCTCAGAAAAAGACGTGCGCGATATTTTCCATGAATTTTATATTGACCGGGACAGAATGTATTCGGGCATATCTGACATTAAGGTAATAATGGATAACGCACCCAAAGCAGTAAATGCCGACCGCATCATAGCCGCCCTGCAAAAACTGGAAGCCAGGGTAAATTAG
- the pfkB gene encoding 1-phosphofructokinase, protein MIFTLTINPSLDYVVDCSNFSLGKVNRTCSERIFAAGKGINVSVVLSNLGIKNTAIGFTAGFTGREIERRLDLMGICTDFIELKAGESRINIKLRTTDGNLQNAAAEETEINARGPCIDGGAVECLLEKLAGLSRGDFLVLAGSVPPSVPQSFYADCMAGLLAKEVNVVVDAEQKLLLEALKFSPYLIKPNQHELGALFDTQILCKEDAVPYAQKLQKMGAKNVLVSFAKDGALLLDEAGSVWFCNAPKGKCINSVGAGDSMIAGFLCAVSEGLKGKAALKKAVCTGSASAFSETLATKESVEALFNSLV, encoded by the coding sequence ATGATTTTTACACTTACAATTAATCCTTCGCTTGACTATGTTGTTGACTGCAGTAATTTTTCACTCGGAAAAGTAAACCGCACATGCTCTGAACGCATTTTTGCTGCCGGCAAGGGAATAAATGTTTCTGTTGTTCTTTCCAATCTTGGAATAAAAAATACAGCGATTGGCTTTACGGCAGGGTTTACCGGCCGCGAGATAGAGCGCCGCCTGGATTTGATGGGGATTTGCACTGATTTTATTGAGCTTAAAGCGGGCGAGTCGCGTATTAACATAAAGCTCAGGACAACTGACGGCAACTTGCAAAATGCTGCGGCAGAAGAAACAGAAATTAACGCACGCGGTCCGTGTATAGACGGCGGCGCGGTTGAATGTCTTTTAGAGAAACTGGCCGGCCTGTCACGCGGTGATTTTCTTGTTCTTGCAGGGAGTGTTCCGCCTTCTGTACCGCAGTCTTTCTATGCTGACTGCATGGCCGGCCTGTTAGCAAAGGAAGTGAATGTCGTGGTCGATGCCGAACAGAAGCTTTTGCTTGAGGCACTTAAGTTCAGCCCTTATTTAATAAAGCCGAATCAGCATGAACTAGGCGCTCTTTTTGACACGCAGATTCTTTGCAAAGAAGATGCTGTTCCGTATGCGCAGAAATTACAAAAGATGGGTGCAAAAAACGTGCTGGTTTCTTTTGCAAAGGACGGTGCGCTTTTGCTCGATGAAGCGGGTTCAGTCTGGTTTTGCAATGCTCCAAAAGGTAAATGCATTAATTCTGTGGGAGCCGGAGATTCCATGATTGCAGGCTTTCTTTGCGCAGTGTCCGAAGGTCTTAAAGGAAAAGCCGCACTTAAAAAAGCCGTATGTACAGGATCTGCCAGCGCTTTTTCTGAAACTCTAGCCACAAAAGAATCCGTAGAGGCGCTGTTCAACTCACTTGTTTAG